The Hemitrygon akajei unplaced genomic scaffold, sHemAka1.3 Scf000033, whole genome shotgun sequence genome includes a region encoding these proteins:
- the LOC140719949 gene encoding uncharacterized protein: MNAKFAKMESRSPSRAAHVQEPRHRPCRKICLLCLVTSVLVAIVAGLSIHVLQIRQSLLASDQKYLRLWEQHQEMNRTQCQCPVQIHEPNSTLESMTSDNSVLDLSQSTCLKNISVPSNNVSILEHTLFILERNHSILENKLFALESNLSVMSTDLSDQHQTQTDLRHNFSHLELKCRTLNETKAQICQLLTSRKDKVCSQDWIRNQGLCYFISTFESSYEGAKQLCSISASKLLEINSNEEENFVNNAVRGEDSSYWIGTCKAGEASSTVVYKVNAGKFECSECKFSWLGSCKNDQHRFICEKPAALFPDIPEKIRDRCQNPGEPS; encoded by the exons ctgcgcatGTACAGGAGCCGAGACATAGACCGTGCCGtaagatctgcctactctgcctcgTTACGTCCGTCCTCGTCGCGATAGTTGCCGGgctctcgatccatg TGTTACAGATCCGTCAGTCTCTGCTCGCCTCCGATCAAAAGTACCTGAGACTTTGGGAGCAACATCAGGAGATGAACAGGACCCAGTGCCAATGTCCAGTACAAATCCACGAGCCGAACTCAACCCTGGAATCCATGACATCAGATAATTCCGTCTTGGATCTCTCCCAGAGCACCTGTCTAAAGAACATTTCCGTCCCAAGCAACAACGTCTCCATCCTCGAACATACATTGTTTATCCTCGAAAGAAACCACTCCATCCTTGAAAACAAATTGTTCGCCCTGGAAAGCAACCTCTCGGTCATGAGCACCGATCTCTCCGATCAGCATCAAACGCAAACCGATCTCCGTCACAACTTCAGTCACCTCGAACTGAAGTGTAGAACtctcaacgaaaccaaggctcaaatctgccaGCTGCTGACCAGCAGAAAAG atAAAGTGTGTTCCCAGGACTGGATCAGAAATCAAGGCCTGTGTTATTTCATTTCCACTTTTGAAAGTTCTTACGAGGGGGCGAAGCAACTTTGTTCTATCTCTGCTTCAaagcttcttgaaataaattcaaacgaGGAAGAG AATTTTGTTAACAACGCTGTACGCGGAGAAGACAGTTCATACTGGATCGGAACATGCAAAGCCGG GGAAGCGTCCTCGACCGTCGTGTACAAGGTGAACGCTGGAAAGTTCGAATGCAGTGAATGTAAATtcagttggcttggaagttgcAAAAATGATCAGCACCGTTTCATTTGTGAGAAGCCTGCAGCTTTGttcccggatattcctgaaaagatccggGATCGCTGTCAAAATCCCGGGGAACCGAGTTAA